One stretch of Candidatus Zixiibacteriota bacterium DNA includes these proteins:
- a CDS encoding crosslink repair DNA glycosylase YcaQ family protein: MALNAQLLDGKTKFPAGKEGIARVIEKIGYVQIDTISVVERAHHHTLWTRRGDYNGQMLHELQAKDRWIFEYWGHAMSYLPMSDYRYYLPRMKKFCDPYSKWEKMRYQKYGHLMKPVLERINKEGPLGSKDFAQAADKKRGTWWDWRPAKVALEMLFWRGELMITERRNFHRVYDLTERVLPDTVDTSFPNDDEVGRFFVRRALQSYGIATDKEIREHIHSVDKETIENSLKAMIDSKEVVQISIGKSNKKYYALPESLEKLNYLKRTSKKIHILSPFDNLIIQRERTKGLFEFDYTLECYVPAAKRKYGYFVLPILWSDRFVGRIDAKAERKKKVLLIRKLYFEDSFDEYDKLLPALVKKLNDFARFNGCDEIEIEKIIPTIIKSAIKNALK, from the coding sequence TTGGCGTTAAACGCTCAACTGCTTGATGGCAAAACGAAATTCCCCGCTGGTAAAGAAGGGATTGCCCGAGTAATTGAGAAAATCGGTTATGTTCAGATTGATACGATCTCTGTCGTCGAACGGGCTCATCATCATACCCTTTGGACGAGACGCGGGGATTATAATGGACAGATGCTGCATGAACTTCAGGCCAAAGATCGGTGGATTTTTGAGTACTGGGGTCATGCTATGTCGTATCTGCCGATGTCTGATTATCGGTATTACCTGCCCCGGATGAAAAAATTTTGTGATCCTTACAGCAAATGGGAAAAGATGAGATATCAGAAATACGGTCATTTGATGAAGCCGGTTTTGGAACGGATTAATAAAGAAGGGCCATTGGGCTCCAAAGATTTCGCGCAGGCGGCTGATAAGAAGAGAGGGACATGGTGGGATTGGCGGCCGGCTAAAGTGGCTCTCGAGATGCTATTCTGGCGTGGGGAATTGATGATAACCGAGCGGCGTAATTTTCATCGAGTATATGATTTGACCGAGCGCGTTTTGCCCGATACGGTTGATACGTCTTTTCCCAATGATGATGAAGTCGGGCGGTTTTTTGTAAGGCGCGCTCTGCAATCTTACGGCATTGCCACCGATAAAGAAATTCGCGAGCATATTCATTCGGTTGATAAAGAGACGATTGAAAATTCACTGAAGGCAATGATTGATTCCAAAGAAGTGGTTCAGATTTCAATTGGTAAGAGTAATAAAAAATATTACGCTCTGCCGGAATCGCTCGAAAAATTAAATTATCTTAAACGCACTTCCAAAAAGATCCATATTCTCTCGCCATTTGATAATTTGATAATTCAGCGCGAACGAACCAAAGGTCTTTTTGAATTTGATTATACATTAGAATGTTATGTCCCGGCGGCGAAAAGAAAATACGGTTATTTCGTTTTACCGATTTTATGGAGTGATAGATTTGTCGGCCGCATTGACGCCAAAGCGGAGAGAAAGAAAAAAGTTTTACTGATTCGCAAATTGTATTTTGAAGATAGTTTTGATGAATATGATAAGTTGCTTCCGGCCCTGGTCAAAAAACTGAATGATTTCGCACGGTTTAACGGATGTGATGAAATTGAGATTGAAAAGATTATACCAACGATTATTAAATCTGCCATAAAGAACGCTCTGAAATAG
- a CDS encoding RNA-binding protein, with translation MKIYVGNLSYQTTEDDLREIFAEHGEISSINIIKDKYSGESKGFGFVEMDDDDKAKEAIAALHETECKGRNLNVNEARPRTDNRGGGGRGGGYGGGGRGGGGRGGGGRGGQRGGGGGGRW, from the coding sequence ATGAAAATCTACGTAGGAAACCTGTCGTATCAAACGACAGAGGACGACCTTCGCGAAATATTTGCGGAGCACGGCGAAATTTCAAGTATCAACATCATCAAAGACAAGTACAGCGGTGAATCCAAAGGTTTCGGATTTGTTGAAATGGATGATGATGACAAAGCCAAAGAAGCCATAGCGGCGTTGCATGAAACCGAATGCAAAGGACGCAATCTGAATGTCAACGAAGCTCGCCCTCGCACCGATAATCGGGGCGGCGGTGGTCGCGGTGGTGGTTATGGCGGCGGTGGTCGCGGCGGCGGTGGTCGTGGCGGCGGCGGTCGTGGTGGTCAACGCGGTGGCGGTGGCGGCGGACGCTGGTAA
- a CDS encoding MBL fold metallo-hydrolase, with protein sequence MNLSAVKTVSIFALAIILISGCSGSKRLEVKRQITGLETNCYLIYDIQSREAALIDVGGPIDSLLTIIHEQDLKLKYFLFTHGHADHTIGLPAIRNKFPAALVCMHRKDYKNTFVWTEWAYEYFEQETIEEWAKDPEMKKIIEFDPDSFGEPEIFVTNNQEFELGNFRIRAIHSPGHSVGSICYHINNSLFSGDVLFRGKVGNTYLLGGSPEEIVRSVRRLYTMFPDETIVYPGHNEFTTIGAEKTENDEVTIDSVSLEN encoded by the coding sequence ATGAATCTATCCGCTGTGAAAACGGTATCAATATTTGCATTGGCGATCATATTAATATCGGGTTGCTCGGGTAGTAAAAGATTAGAGGTAAAACGTCAGATCACAGGATTGGAGACCAACTGTTATCTGATATATGATATTCAGAGCCGGGAAGCCGCTCTTATCGACGTTGGTGGTCCGATAGATTCATTACTGACAATTATTCACGAACAAGACCTAAAACTAAAGTACTTTCTTTTTACCCACGGGCATGCCGATCACACTATAGGATTACCGGCTATCAGAAATAAATTTCCGGCAGCTTTGGTCTGTATGCATAGAAAAGATTATAAAAATACGTTTGTCTGGACAGAATGGGCATATGAATACTTCGAGCAGGAAACTATAGAAGAATGGGCCAAGGATCCTGAAATGAAAAAAATTATAGAATTTGATCCTGATTCGTTCGGAGAACCGGAAATTTTCGTTACAAATAATCAAGAGTTTGAACTGGGCAATTTTAGAATTAGGGCAATCCATTCACCGGGCCATTCTGTCGGAAGTATTTGCTATCATATTAATAACTCTCTTTTTTCAGGTGATGTATTGTTTCGAGGAAAAGTAGGTAACACATATCTTTTGGGTGGCTCTCCTGAGGAGATAGTCCGTTCGGTTAGACGTTTATATACGATGTTTCCGGATGAGACCATTGTCTACCCGGGGCATAATGAATTCACCACTATCGGCGCAGAAAAGACCGAAAACGACGAAGTAACAATTGATTCTGTAAGTCTGGAAAACTGA
- a CDS encoding HAD-IB family phosphatase, which translates to MKIKTVSFDMDGTLIRNTDSVRYLCMLNNNLKALEKIQSRENDGSISWIEADYFKVKLIKGLALKEVKDNLAKSIRLIQNIDKVLLLLRERRIGSVLITSGPIQVADILGIKFGFDSVYGSEYEVKNRKFTGRIKTHLNKDGKLKCLIDYCTKSGIDLEHCVAVGDSESDIAIFRKCRRSIAINYSNALRGKASEYIITDDLFDIMDILKPWLAG; encoded by the coding sequence ATGAAGATTAAGACCGTTAGTTTCGACATGGATGGTACCTTAATCAGGAACACCGATTCCGTAAGATATCTTTGTATGCTTAATAACAATTTGAAAGCGCTTGAGAAAATACAAAGCCGTGAGAACGATGGGAGCATTTCGTGGATCGAGGCAGATTATTTCAAAGTAAAACTGATCAAGGGACTTGCCCTTAAGGAAGTTAAAGACAATCTCGCAAAGAGTATTCGGCTTATCCAGAATATAGACAAGGTATTATTATTATTAAGGGAGAGACGAATAGGATCAGTACTAATAACCTCCGGACCAATTCAAGTTGCCGACATCCTCGGGATAAAATTTGGCTTCGACAGTGTTTATGGCAGTGAATATGAGGTTAAAAATCGCAAATTTACTGGAAGGATTAAGACTCACCTGAACAAAGACGGGAAACTAAAATGCCTGATAGATTATTGTACAAAGTCCGGCATTGATTTGGAGCATTGTGTGGCGGTTGGCGATAGCGAATCAGACATCGCCATCTTTAGAAAGTGCAGAAGGTCAATTGCCATCAATTATTCCAACGCTTTGAGAGGAAAGGCATCCGAATACATTATCACCGATGACCTATTCGACATAATGGATATTCTCAAACCCTGGCTGGCGGGATAG